One genomic window of Comamonas serinivorans includes the following:
- a CDS encoding SdrD B-like domain-containing protein produces MGPLLLSPVSALAQSPTGEPAPRIEALDAMQAEQARLHKLLANQPAAYQDKVMDASALPSLEGAGDADSAPAQGLRQQWIESRYGLLNSRTDTASTRDHRQAHELGLRAELRQETLNWGEWILQADARQRRGDWLNLGSTAPGEGDSGTRLTLRNLGLPLTATTWADVALGDQAAEVTDTLRRSYRLMLGNSVIRGASARIHDGQSEVSAGLGTRAELTGNPYPTHVRKPGQLAWLGASHRWANRWFIGGQLNHASGSGLSVNSAFNDPWAAAGTSAALTLGFGPEWLEDGEHRVRAIALLSHADGLADTRRRSAAGLYLEGGLNHGGHRHVWGLYATQPQLFFGDAYLNTDNRGLYWRVDRTLSRLSWGAGLDVSQLASRQGWSQAGSQRQWTANGNAQYRIDRSSSVGLSVSVSQTRQDAAASEARRGQRSLYASGFLQTQFGGWAPTRFRVTLRRNQTLVVDDVRATGEQYEWEQEWVTSQQDTLRPEFTTTLGWARDRSSTGQQVYPTAGLLLRQWLRPDWQVSGNLHYTSRSGNLATSRGLSGSLSTELQLGRGWRAGAMLLMNQAKTQTTGLAGTSTAQLIRSNDKSFHVFVRWDGSDGQSLARTGQPGSTGAGRIEGTVYFDANRDGEQQASEGGVAGVEVLLDDRYRTTTDSAGRFEFPVVATGHHRLRLRLESVPLPWGTAQEAGQAIEVPLRGLAQTRIPVVRVGGE; encoded by the coding sequence GCTGCCCTCGCTTGAGGGCGCCGGCGATGCGGACAGCGCCCCGGCGCAAGGCTTGCGCCAACAGTGGATCGAATCCCGTTACGGTCTGCTGAACAGCCGCACGGACACGGCCTCCACACGGGATCACCGGCAGGCGCATGAGTTGGGCCTGCGAGCCGAACTGCGGCAAGAAACCCTCAACTGGGGCGAATGGATCCTGCAAGCCGATGCACGCCAGCGTCGGGGCGACTGGCTGAACCTGGGCTCCACCGCACCCGGCGAAGGCGACAGCGGCACCCGCCTCACGCTGCGCAACCTGGGCCTGCCCCTCACCGCGACCACCTGGGCCGATGTGGCCCTGGGCGACCAGGCGGCCGAAGTCACCGACACCCTGCGCCGCAGCTACCGCCTGATGCTGGGCAACAGCGTGATCCGCGGTGCCAGCGCGCGGATCCATGACGGCCAGTCCGAGGTCAGCGCAGGGCTGGGCACACGGGCCGAGCTGACCGGCAACCCCTACCCCACCCATGTGCGCAAACCCGGTCAGCTGGCCTGGCTGGGCGCCAGCCACCGCTGGGCCAATCGGTGGTTCATCGGCGGCCAGCTCAACCACGCCAGCGGCAGCGGCCTCAGCGTGAACAGCGCCTTCAACGACCCCTGGGCCGCCGCCGGCACCAGCGCAGCGCTGACGCTGGGCTTCGGCCCCGAATGGCTGGAGGACGGTGAGCACCGCGTGCGGGCAATCGCCCTGCTCAGCCACGCCGATGGCCTGGCCGACACGCGCCGACGCAGCGCGGCCGGCTTGTACCTGGAAGGCGGGCTGAACCACGGCGGCCATCGCCATGTCTGGGGCTTGTACGCCACCCAACCGCAGCTGTTCTTTGGCGACGCCTACCTGAACACGGACAACCGCGGCCTGTACTGGCGCGTGGACCGCACGCTGAGCCGCCTGAGCTGGGGAGCGGGGCTGGACGTGTCGCAGCTCGCGTCGCGGCAGGGATGGTCGCAGGCCGGCAGCCAGCGGCAATGGACAGCGAACGGCAACGCGCAGTACCGCATCGACCGCAGCAGCAGCGTGGGCTTGAGCGTGAGCGTCAGCCAGACCCGGCAGGACGCGGCCGCCAGCGAGGCACGCCGTGGCCAGCGCTCGCTCTATGCCAGCGGCTTTCTGCAAACCCAGTTCGGCGGCTGGGCACCCACGCGGTTTCGCGTCACCCTGCGCCGCAACCAGACCCTGGTGGTCGACGACGTGAGGGCCACCGGCGAGCAGTACGAATGGGAGCAGGAGTGGGTCACCAGCCAGCAGGACACCCTGCGGCCGGAGTTCACCACCACGCTGGGCTGGGCCCGCGACCGCAGCAGCACCGGGCAGCAGGTCTATCCCACGGCGGGCCTGCTGCTGCGGCAATGGCTGCGTCCCGACTGGCAGGTGAGCGGTAACCTCCACTACACCTCGCGTTCCGGCAACCTGGCGACCAGCCGGGGGCTATCGGGCAGCCTCAGCACCGAGCTGCAGCTGGGGCGAGGCTGGCGCGCGGGCGCCATGCTGCTCATGAACCAGGCGAAAACGCAGACCACCGGCCTGGCCGGCACCAGCACGGCCCAGCTGATCCGCAGCAACGACAAGTCGTTTCATGTCTTCGTGCGCTGGGACGGCAGCGACGGCCAGTCACTGGCACGCACAGGGCAGCCGGGCAGCACAGGTGCCGGCCGCATCGAGGGCACGGTGTACTTCGACGCGAACCGAGATGGTGAGCAACAGGCCAGCGAAGGCGGCGTGGCTGGCGTCGAGGTCTTGCTCGATGACCGCTACCGGACCACCACCGACAGCGCCGGCCGATTCGAGTTTCCCGTGGTGGCCACTGGCCACCACCGCTTGCGCCTGCGCCTGGAAAGCGTGCCCCTGCCCTGGGGGACGGCTCAGGAGGCCGGCCAAGCCATCGAGGTTCCCTTGCGCGGCCTCGCCCAGACACGCATCCCCGTGGTGCGGGTGGGAGGCGAATGA
- a CDS encoding branched-chain amino acid ABC transporter substrate-binding protein, giving the protein MKLQGFTQIAAAAVLTLGVAQGAMAQGVIKIGVAGPMTGSVAQYGDMVKLGVDAAVADINKAGGVSGSKLEAVYYDDACDPKQAVAVANKIVNDKVKFVVGHVCSGATQPATDVYEDEGVLMVTPSATAPAITDRGQKLIFRTIGLDSVQGPVAAKYISSHYKGKTIAVLHDKQQYGEGIATAVKKGVEADGVKVAVFEGINAGDKDFNALITKLKRANVDFVYFGGYHPEMGLLLRQARQAGLNAKFMGPEGVGNKEITAIAGPASEGMLVTLPRAFETDPKNKALVDGFKAAKKDPSGIFVMPAYSAVQVIADGIKKAGQDPAKVAAALRAGTFNTPIGNIGFDAKGDVKNFAFVVYQWHKDGTKSEAK; this is encoded by the coding sequence ATGAAGTTGCAAGGTTTCACCCAGATCGCCGCCGCTGCCGTGCTCACCTTGGGCGTTGCCCAAGGTGCCATGGCCCAGGGCGTGATCAAGATCGGCGTTGCCGGTCCCATGACGGGCTCGGTGGCTCAGTATGGCGACATGGTCAAGCTCGGCGTGGACGCAGCCGTGGCCGACATCAACAAGGCGGGCGGCGTGAGCGGCAGCAAGCTCGAAGCCGTCTACTACGACGACGCCTGCGACCCCAAGCAAGCCGTGGCCGTGGCCAACAAGATCGTCAACGACAAGGTGAAGTTCGTCGTGGGCCACGTGTGCTCCGGCGCCACCCAGCCCGCCACCGACGTGTACGAAGACGAAGGCGTGCTGATGGTGACCCCCTCGGCCACCGCACCGGCCATCACCGACCGCGGCCAGAAGCTCATCTTCCGCACCATCGGCCTGGACAGCGTGCAAGGTCCGGTCGCCGCCAAGTACATCTCCAGCCACTACAAGGGCAAGACGATTGCCGTGCTGCACGACAAGCAGCAATACGGTGAAGGCATTGCCACCGCCGTCAAGAAGGGCGTGGAAGCCGATGGCGTGAAAGTCGCCGTCTTCGAAGGCATCAACGCCGGCGACAAGGACTTCAACGCCCTCATCACCAAGCTCAAGCGCGCCAACGTCGATTTCGTCTACTTCGGTGGCTACCACCCCGAAATGGGCCTGCTGCTGCGCCAGGCGCGTCAGGCCGGCCTCAACGCCAAGTTCATGGGTCCCGAAGGCGTGGGCAACAAGGAAATCACCGCCATCGCCGGCCCCGCCTCGGAAGGCATGCTGGTGACGCTGCCCCGCGCCTTTGAAACCGACCCCAAGAACAAGGCGCTGGTCGATGGCTTCAAGGCCGCCAAGAAGGACCCCTCGGGCATCTTCGTGATGCCGGCCTACTCGGCCGTGCAAGTGATTGCCGATGGCATCAAGAAGGCCGGACAGGATCCCGCCAAGGTGGCTGCCGCCCTGCGCGCTGGCACGTTCAACACGCCGATCGGCAACATTGGCTTCGACGCCAAGGGCGATGTGAAAAACTTCGCCTTCGTCGTCTACCAATGGCACAAGGATGGCACCAAGAGCGAAGCCAAGTGA
- the livH gene encoding high-affinity branched-chain amino acid ABC transporter permease LivH: MDALTHYLQQLVNGLTVGSTYALIAIGYTMVYGIIGMINFAHGEVYMIGSYIAFIAIAALMAAGVDSTVLLMGAAFLAAIVITSAYGYSIERVAYRPLRGSNRLIPLISAIGMSIFLQNMVLLSQDSREKAIPQLITGFAVGSPGGDGVMISWMQIIVFATTLAVMLGLTWFISRSRMGRACRACAEDLRMARLLGIETDTVISMTFVIGGALAAVAAVLLGMQYGVINPSIGFLAGIKAFTAAVLGGIGSIPGAMLGGLLLGVAEAFGADIVGDQYKDVVAFSLLVLVLLFRPTGILGRPEVEKV; encoded by the coding sequence ATGGACGCCCTCACCCATTACCTCCAGCAGCTGGTCAACGGCCTCACGGTCGGCAGCACCTATGCGCTGATCGCCATCGGCTACACCATGGTCTACGGCATCATCGGCATGATCAACTTCGCCCACGGCGAGGTGTACATGATCGGCTCGTACATCGCCTTCATCGCCATCGCCGCCCTCATGGCCGCCGGCGTCGACTCCACGGTGCTGCTCATGGGCGCGGCCTTCCTGGCCGCCATCGTGATCACCAGCGCCTACGGCTACAGCATCGAACGGGTGGCCTATCGGCCCCTGCGCGGCAGCAACCGCCTCATCCCGCTGATCTCGGCCATCGGCATGTCCATCTTTCTCCAGAACATGGTGCTGCTGTCGCAGGACTCGCGCGAGAAAGCCATCCCGCAGCTGATCACCGGCTTTGCCGTGGGCAGCCCGGGCGGCGACGGCGTGATGATCTCGTGGATGCAGATCATCGTCTTCGCCACCACACTGGCCGTGATGCTGGGCCTGACCTGGTTCATCTCACGCTCCCGCATGGGCCGTGCCTGCCGAGCCTGCGCAGAAGACCTGCGCATGGCACGCCTGCTCGGCATCGAAACCGACACCGTGATCTCGATGACCTTCGTCATCGGCGGCGCGCTGGCGGCGGTGGCCGCTGTGCTGCTGGGCATGCAATACGGCGTGATCAACCCCAGCATCGGCTTCCTGGCCGGTATCAAGGCCTTCACCGCTGCCGTGTTGGGCGGCATCGGCTCCATTCCCGGGGCCATGCTGGGCGGCTTGCTGCTGGGCGTGGCCGAAGCCTTCGGCGCCGACATCGTGGGCGACCAATACAAAGACGTGGTGGCCTTCAGCCTGCTGGTGCTGGTGCTGCTGTTTCGCCCAACGGGCATCCTGGGCCGTCCCGAGGTGGAGAAGGTATGA
- a CDS encoding high-affinity branched-chain amino acid ABC transporter permease LivM, with protein sequence MTLNTPFKRALFSALLVLLVSGPILGLKLRTVGIGLEVHNANPRVWWAIGAATVLMFLWQLVRDRVPVPAFLRPGSVSAPQPGTLRHRLTLPTTQRYIIWALVAVALVAPFFASRGMVDIATLILIYVMLGIGLNIVVGLAGLLDLGYVGFYAVGAYTYALLAEYAGWGFWQALPVAGAAAALFGFLLGFPVLRLRGDYLAIVTLGFGEIIRLLLRNMTEVTGGPNGIGSIPKPTLFGLSFDRRAPEGMQTFHEFFGLEYDPALKVVALYLIALLLVLLALFIVNRLIRMPIGRAWEALREDEIACRALGLNPTAIKLSAFTLGAAFAGFAGSFFAARQGLVTPESFTFIESAMILAIVVLGGMGSQLGVILAAIVMVMLQEMRGFAEYRMLVFGLVMIVMMIWRPQGLLPMQRPKLQLKGEPA encoded by the coding sequence ATGACGCTCAACACCCCTTTCAAACGCGCCCTGTTCTCGGCCCTGCTGGTGCTGCTGGTGTCCGGGCCCATCCTGGGCCTGAAGCTGCGCACCGTCGGCATCGGGCTGGAGGTGCACAACGCCAACCCACGCGTGTGGTGGGCCATCGGCGCCGCCACCGTGCTCATGTTCCTCTGGCAGCTGGTGCGTGACCGCGTGCCCGTGCCCGCGTTCCTGCGCCCGGGCAGTGTCTCGGCCCCGCAGCCGGGCACCCTGCGCCACCGCCTGACCCTGCCCACCACCCAGCGCTACATCATCTGGGCCCTGGTGGCCGTGGCCCTGGTCGCACCCTTCTTTGCCTCGCGCGGCATGGTGGACATCGCCACCTTGATCCTGATCTACGTCATGCTGGGCATCGGCCTCAACATCGTCGTGGGCCTGGCCGGCCTGCTCGACCTCGGGTACGTGGGCTTTTACGCCGTGGGCGCCTACACCTACGCCCTGCTCGCCGAATACGCCGGCTGGGGCTTCTGGCAGGCCCTGCCCGTGGCCGGCGCCGCGGCCGCGCTGTTTGGATTTTTGCTGGGCTTTCCCGTCCTGCGCCTGCGCGGTGACTACCTGGCCATCGTGACCCTGGGCTTTGGCGAGATCATCCGGCTGCTGCTGCGCAACATGACCGAGGTCACCGGTGGCCCCAACGGCATCGGCAGCATCCCCAAGCCGACCTTGTTCGGCCTGTCGTTCGACCGCCGCGCCCCCGAAGGCATGCAAACCTTCCACGAGTTCTTCGGTCTGGAATACGACCCCGCGCTCAAGGTGGTGGCGCTGTACCTGATCGCGCTGCTGCTGGTGCTGCTCGCGCTGTTCATCGTCAACCGCCTGATCCGCATGCCCATCGGCCGCGCCTGGGAGGCGCTGCGCGAGGACGAAATCGCCTGCCGCGCCCTGGGGCTCAACCCCACGGCCATCAAGCTCTCGGCCTTCACCTTGGGTGCCGCGTTCGCCGGCTTCGCGGGCAGCTTCTTCGCCGCGCGCCAGGGCCTGGTCACGCCCGAATCCTTCACCTTCATCGAGTCGGCCATGATCCTGGCCATCGTGGTGCTGGGCGGCATGGGGTCGCAGCTCGGGGTCATCCTCGCCGCCATCGTCATGGTCATGCTGCAGGAAATGCGCGGCTTTGCCGAGTACCGCATGCTGGTGTTCGGCCTGGTGATGATCGTGATGATGATCTGGCGCCCACAAGGCCTGCTGCCCATGCAGCGCCCCAAGCTGCAGCTGAAAGGAGAGCCGGCATGA
- the livG gene encoding high-affinity branched-chain amino acid ABC transporter ATP-binding protein LivG → MSALLTVKNLSMRFGGLLAVDGVNLTVEPGQVVSMIGPNGAGKTTVFNCLTGFYKPTGGDILLRGEPVQGLPGHKIAHKGVVRTFQNVRLFKDMTAIENLLIAQHRHLNTNFLAGLIKTPGFRRSEREAMDFAAQWLERVRLTDVANRPANTLAYGQQRRLEIARCMMTRPQLLMLDEPAAGLNPRETDELEHLIAELRTQHNITVLLIEHDMKLVMSISDHIFVINQGRPLADGTPEQVRNHPEVIKAYLGES, encoded by the coding sequence ATGAGCGCGCTCCTCACGGTCAAGAACCTCTCCATGCGCTTCGGCGGCCTGCTGGCCGTTGACGGTGTGAACCTCACGGTCGAGCCCGGCCAGGTGGTCTCCATGATCGGCCCCAACGGCGCCGGCAAGACCACGGTGTTCAACTGCCTCACCGGGTTTTACAAGCCCACGGGGGGTGACATCCTGCTGCGCGGCGAGCCCGTGCAGGGCCTGCCCGGCCACAAGATCGCCCACAAAGGCGTGGTGCGCACCTTCCAGAACGTGCGCCTGTTCAAGGACATGACGGCGATCGAGAACCTGCTGATCGCCCAACACCGTCACCTGAACACCAATTTCCTGGCGGGCCTGATCAAGACGCCGGGGTTCCGCCGCAGCGAACGCGAGGCCATGGACTTCGCCGCCCAATGGCTGGAGCGCGTGCGCCTCACCGACGTGGCGAATCGCCCTGCCAACACGCTGGCCTACGGCCAGCAGCGGCGGCTGGAAATCGCCCGCTGCATGATGACCAGGCCCCAGCTGCTCATGCTCGATGAGCCGGCCGCCGGCCTCAACCCGCGCGAGACCGACGAGCTGGAGCACCTGATCGCCGAGCTGCGCACGCAACACAACATCACCGTGCTGCTGATCGAACACGACATGAAACTGGTCATGAGCATTTCCGACCACATCTTCGTCATCAACCAGGGTCGGCCCCTGGCGGACGGCACGCCCGAGCAGGTGCGCAACCACCCCGAGGTCATCAAGGCCTACCTGGGCGAATCGTGA
- a CDS encoding ABC transporter ATP-binding protein: MLEFSNVNTFYGKIQALHNVSLQVGQGEIVTLIGANGAGKSTLLMTLCGDPRAASGSITFEGEELVGQSTPQIIRKGIAVSPEGRRVFARLTVEENLAMGDFFGKADERQARMDHVLSLFPRLKERFAQRAGTMSGGEQQMLAIGRALMSKPRLLLLDEPSLGLAPIIIQKIFETIEQLRREGVTVFLVEQNANQALKLADRGYVLENGHIVMQGSGEALLADPRVRDAYLGA; the protein is encoded by the coding sequence ATGCTGGAGTTTTCCAACGTCAACACCTTCTACGGCAAGATCCAGGCCCTGCACAACGTCAGCCTGCAAGTCGGCCAGGGGGAAATCGTCACGCTGATCGGTGCCAACGGCGCCGGCAAGTCCACGCTGCTGATGACGCTGTGCGGCGACCCGCGTGCGGCCAGCGGCTCCATCACCTTCGAGGGTGAAGAGCTCGTCGGCCAGTCCACGCCGCAGATCATCCGCAAGGGCATCGCCGTGTCGCCCGAGGGCCGGCGCGTGTTCGCGCGCCTCACCGTCGAAGAGAACCTGGCCATGGGCGATTTCTTCGGCAAAGCCGACGAACGCCAGGCCCGCATGGACCATGTGCTGAGCCTGTTCCCGCGCCTGAAGGAGCGGTTTGCGCAACGCGCGGGCACCATGTCAGGGGGCGAGCAGCAGATGCTGGCCATCGGCCGGGCGCTGATGAGCAAGCCCCGCTTGCTGCTGCTGGACGAGCCTTCGCTGGGCCTTGCGCCCATCATCATCCAGAAGATCTTCGAGACCATCGAGCAGCTGCGGCGCGAAGGCGTGACCGTGTTCCTGGTCGAGCAGAACGCCAACCAGGCGCTCAAGCTGGCCGACCGCGGCTATGTGCTCGAGAACGGCCACATCGTCATGCAGGGCAGCGGCGAAGCGCTGCTGGCCGACCCCCGCGTGCGCGACGCCTACCTGGGCGCCTGA
- a CDS encoding alpha-hydroxy acid oxidase — protein MTQPTPSSSPTDVSPPAGATAGTRLPPLAQVPPQVHQLDDYAALAEPRMAPDAWAHVNGVAGAGITAQANRAAYARWWVLPRVLQPLADASTAVTLLGQRLAHPFVLAPVAYQRLAHPQGELASAEAAMALGGGCVVSTQASETLEDVARAARRGLGWPESPGAQTVHGGEAASNQPGMPWFQIYFQRELADTLDLVRRAEHAGYTALVVTVDAPLKLRRGFVLPPDVDAANLRQHTRMQDPVPSLADSPLFSHPLLAAAPGWADVAWLRAHTTLPIYLKGILTAHDARLALEQGIDGLIVSNHGGRVQDGLPPTLAMLPAVVQAVRDWAQAQGTRCPPVLVDGGIRSGTDAFKAICLGASAVLIGRPYIHALATAGALGVAHAIHLLRAELELCMATAGCAQLAQAGPHLLMPA, from the coding sequence ATGACCCAGCCAACCCCGTCATCGAGTCCGACCGACGTGTCTCCTCCCGCTGGCGCCACGGCCGGCACGCGGCTGCCGCCGCTGGCCCAGGTGCCGCCGCAGGTGCATCAGCTGGACGATTACGCCGCCCTGGCCGAGCCGCGCATGGCCCCCGATGCCTGGGCGCACGTGAACGGCGTGGCAGGCGCCGGCATCACGGCGCAGGCCAACCGCGCGGCCTACGCGCGTTGGTGGGTGCTGCCGCGCGTGCTGCAGCCCCTGGCCGACGCCAGCACGGCGGTCACGCTGCTGGGGCAGCGTTTGGCGCACCCCTTCGTGCTGGCGCCCGTGGCCTACCAGCGGCTTGCGCACCCGCAGGGCGAGCTGGCCAGCGCCGAGGCGGCCATGGCCCTGGGCGGAGGCTGCGTGGTCAGCACCCAGGCCAGCGAAACGCTGGAAGACGTGGCCCGCGCCGCGCGCCGGGGTTTGGGCTGGCCCGAGTCGCCTGGCGCACAGACGGTGCATGGAGGGGAGGCTGCATCGAATCAGCCCGGTATGCCCTGGTTTCAGATTTACTTTCAACGGGAATTGGCCGATACCCTGGACCTGGTGCGCCGCGCCGAGCATGCGGGTTACACCGCGCTGGTCGTCACGGTGGATGCGCCCCTCAAGCTGCGCCGCGGGTTCGTGCTGCCGCCCGATGTGGACGCCGCGAACCTGCGCCAGCACACGCGCATGCAGGATCCCGTGCCCAGCCTGGCCGATTCCCCGCTGTTCTCGCACCCCTTGCTGGCCGCCGCGCCCGGCTGGGCCGACGTGGCCTGGCTGCGGGCGCACACGACGCTGCCGATCTACCTCAAAGGCATCTTGACGGCACACGACGCGCGCCTGGCCCTCGAGCAGGGCATCGACGGGCTCATCGTGTCCAACCACGGTGGCCGCGTGCAGGACGGGCTGCCACCCACGCTGGCCATGCTGCCGGCGGTGGTGCAGGCGGTGCGGGACTGGGCGCAGGCGCAGGGGACGCGCTGCCCGCCGGTGCTGGTGGATGGCGGCATCCGCAGTGGCACGGATGCCTTCAAAGCCATCTGCCTGGGCGCCAGCGCCGTGCTCATCGGCCGGCCTTACATCCACGCGCTGGCCACGGCCGGCGCCCTGGGGGTTGCGCACGCCATCCACCTGCTGCGCGCCGAGCTGGAGCTGTGCATGGCGACGGCAGGCTGTGCGCAGCTGGCGCAAGCGGGGCCGCACCTGCTCATGCCGGCCTGA
- a CDS encoding Fe2+-dependent dioxygenase: MLLHLPQLLTADEVRQCRSALEAAEWADGKATAGHLAARVKRNLQLPLDSAVGRQIGNLILDRLGAHPDFMAAALPLKVLPPRFNRYEGGGTYGNHVDNALFTIPGTAIKVRSDLSSTLFLSSPDEYEGGELVVEDTFGTQNVKLAAGDLIVYPGTSLHRVTPVTRGVRYAAFFWTQSLVASDEQRRTLLELDRAIQRLTADHPEHAAIDQLTGVYHNLLRQWSTT; the protein is encoded by the coding sequence ATGCTGCTCCACCTTCCCCAGTTGCTCACCGCCGACGAAGTGCGGCAATGCCGTTCGGCCCTGGAGGCGGCCGAATGGGCCGACGGCAAGGCCACGGCCGGCCACCTGGCGGCCCGCGTCAAACGCAACCTGCAGCTGCCACTGGATTCAGCCGTGGGGCGGCAGATCGGCAACCTCATCCTCGATCGCCTGGGCGCCCACCCCGACTTCATGGCCGCGGCCTTGCCGCTCAAGGTGCTGCCGCCGCGGTTCAACCGCTACGAGGGCGGTGGCACCTATGGCAACCACGTGGACAACGCGCTGTTCACCATCCCGGGCACGGCGATCAAGGTGCGCAGTGACCTCTCGAGCACGCTGTTCCTCTCCAGCCCCGATGAGTACGAGGGCGGCGAGCTGGTCGTCGAAGACACCTTCGGCACGCAAAACGTCAAGCTGGCCGCGGGCGACCTCATCGTCTACCCCGGCACCAGCCTGCACCGCGTGACCCCGGTGACGCGTGGCGTGCGCTATGCGGCGTTTTTCTGGACGCAAAGCCTGGTCGCCAGCGACGAGCAGCGCCGCACGCTGCTGGAGCTCGACCGCGCCATCCAGCGCCTGACGGCGGACCACCCCGAGCACGCGGCCATCGATCAGCTGACGGGCGTCTACCACAACCTGCTGCGGCAATGGTCCACAACCTGA
- a CDS encoding PepSY-associated TM helix domain-containing protein yields MTAPAASSPRRAYWLKTLHEWHWVSSAICLLAMVLFAVTGFTLNHAADIEAKPRITQGETTVPAALLDTLNAEQAKLPQNGAHRTPVPAALARWLAHTWQLDASGQEAEWSDGELMVSLPRPGGDAWARIDLDAGQAEYELTDRGWIAYFNDLHKGRHTGSAWRWFIDVFAAACLVFCITGLFILKMHAAKRPFTWPMVGLGLVVPAVLALLFIH; encoded by the coding sequence ATGACCGCGCCTGCTGCTTCCAGCCCCCGCCGGGCCTACTGGCTCAAAACCCTGCACGAATGGCACTGGGTGAGTTCAGCCATCTGCCTCCTGGCCATGGTGCTGTTTGCGGTCACGGGTTTCACGCTCAACCACGCGGCCGACATCGAGGCCAAGCCCCGCATCACGCAAGGTGAGACCACAGTACCCGCCGCTTTGCTCGACACATTGAACGCAGAGCAGGCCAAACTCCCCCAAAACGGCGCACACCGCACGCCGGTTCCCGCGGCCTTGGCCCGTTGGCTGGCGCACACCTGGCAGCTGGACGCCAGCGGCCAGGAGGCCGAGTGGTCGGACGGCGAACTCATGGTCTCGCTGCCCCGGCCCGGTGGCGACGCCTGGGCCCGCATCGACCTGGACGCGGGCCAGGCCGAGTACGAGCTGACCGACCGCGGCTGGATTGCCTACTTCAACGACCTGCACAAGGGCCGCCACACCGGCTCGGCCTGGCGCTGGTTCATCGACGTCTTTGCCGCCGCCTGCCTGGTGTTCTGCATCACCGGGCTGTTCATCCTGAAGATGCACGCTGCCAAACGCCCCTTCACCTGGCCCATGGTGGGCCTGGGCCTGGTGGTGCCGGCGGTGCTGGCGCTGCTGTTCATCCACTGA
- a CDS encoding DUF2271 domain-containing protein, with amino-acid sequence MQFRFAHLSERGLPVPPNARLPRLASLLPLALGAGLATPVLAGGLDLSLELPRLNVSEYHRPYVAAWIEKADNTVVSTLTVWYQTRETAEGHGTKWLKDMRQWWRRTGRELTLPIDGVSMATKPVGKHQLSFSEGSKALPNLAAGSYKLVVEAAREVGGREVVSVPFDWPPKQATTLGAAGKEELGDIRLTLKP; translated from the coding sequence ATGCAGTTTCGATTCGCTCACCTGTCTGAACGCGGCCTGCCCGTGCCCCCGAACGCCCGACTCCCTCGCCTGGCCTCGCTGCTGCCGCTGGCGCTGGGCGCGGGCCTGGCCACACCGGTGCTGGCCGGCGGGCTGGACCTGTCCCTCGAGCTGCCGCGCCTGAACGTCTCCGAATACCACCGGCCCTATGTGGCGGCCTGGATCGAAAAGGCCGACAACACCGTGGTGTCCACGCTCACGGTCTGGTACCAGACGCGCGAAACCGCCGAAGGCCACGGCACCAAATGGCTCAAGGACATGCGCCAGTGGTGGCGCCGCACCGGCCGCGAGCTCACGCTGCCCATCGACGGCGTGTCCATGGCGACCAAGCCCGTGGGCAAGCACCAGCTCAGTTTCAGCGAAGGCAGCAAGGCGCTGCCCAACCTGGCAGCCGGCAGCTACAAGCTGGTCGTCGAGGCCGCGCGCGAAGTGGGCGGGCGCGAGGTGGTCTCCGTGCCCTTCGACTGGCCGCCCAAGCAGGCCACCACGCTGGGCGCCGCGGGCAAAGAAGAGCTGGGCGACATCCGCCTGACGCTCAAGCCCTGA